Proteins encoded within one genomic window of Natator depressus isolate rNatDep1 chromosome 1, rNatDep2.hap1, whole genome shotgun sequence:
- the TRMT10C gene encoding tRNA methyltransferase 10 homolog C produces MKLFNMLFRSIVRRSVFPFAMQSGTKKDLFLTTPDRSFPCRTLILSPALKKQISSSPTEKLDLDGWKNVMRSGTQEEVGEASESEEDSTLAATRELVEMWRLAGKTVPENISEEELKTLMECSTKSSKKKYLKYLAVKEKVKKASKVKQEKQKEAKRERLEKAKENDTGELKNTFLLQFWSKSMDKMYNWRTAQAMIFGQPLVFDMAYENYMSRREMENTVNQLMETEGWNRRAMDPFHLHFCNIKVDGPYHKEFVKRYGEAWDNLLVTVTEQSHADVFPSDKLIYLTADSPNVMKKFEHDKIYIVGSMVDRNIQTGISLAHAKRLKLTTERLPLERYLKWETGAKNLTLDQMIRILLTLKDTGDWMEALKFVPKRKYEAFVDTSSYSKHKTDTGRRTKVFEFSNSQEKVKKPFVENSFRKQTEKKWWIAEES; encoded by the coding sequence ATGAAGCTTTTTAATATGCTTTTCAGAAGCATTGTGAGACGTTCTGTTTTTCCGTTTGCTATGCAGAGTGGGAcaaaaaaagatttgtttttaacaaCTCCCGATAGGTCATTTCCATGTAGAACGCTGATTTTGTCTCCTGCCCTGAAGAAGCAGATTTCATCCAGCCCCACTGAGAAGCTAGATTTGGATGGGTGGAAAAATGTCATGAGATCTGGAACGCAAGAGGAAGTCGGTGAGGCATCTGAGAGTGAGGAAGATTCCACTTTAGCTGCCACAAGGGAACTTGTGGAGATGTGGAGGCTAGCTGGCAAAACTGTTCCAGAAAATATCAGTGAAGAAGAGTTAAAGACCCTTATGGAATGTTCCACTAAGTCATCCAAAAAGAAGTATTTAAAATACTTAGCTGTCAAAGAAAAAGTGAAGAAAGCTAGTAAAGTAAAGCAGGAAAAGCAAAAGGAAGCAAAGAGGGAAAGGCTGGAAAAGGCTAAAGAAAATGATACTGGTGAGCTGAAGAACACTTTCTTATTACAGTTTTGGTCCAAGTCTATGGATAAGATGTATAACTGGAGGACTGCTCAGGCTATGATCTTTGGCCAGCCTCTAGTATTTGACATGGCTTACGAAAATTACATGTCACGTAGAGAAATGGAGAACACAGTGAATCAGCTAATGGAGACCGAAGGGTGGAATCGAAGAGCTATGGATCCTTTTCACTTACATTTCTGTAATATCAAAGTAGATGGCCCATATCATAAAGAATTTGTCAAGCGCTATGGAGAGGCATGGGATAATTTACTTGTGACTGTGACAGAACAGTCTCACGCAGATGTCTTTCCAAGCGACAAGCTCATCTACTTAACTGCTGACTCTCCCAATGTAATGAAGAAGTTTGAGCATGATAAAATTTATATAGTTGGATCAATGGTTGACAGGAATATACAGACTGGAATCTCTCTTGCACATGCAAAACGCTTGAAATTAACAACTGAACGTCTTCCACTGGAGAGGTACTTGAAGTGGGAAACTGGTGCCAAAAATCTCACATTGGACCAAATGATTCGTATTTTATTAACTTTAAAAGATACTGGAGATTGGATGGAGGCGCTGAAATTTGTTCCAAAAAGAAAATACGAAGCTTTTGTAGATACATCCTCCTATTCAAAGCATAAAACTGATACAGGGAGAAGAACAAAGGTGTTTGAGTTTAGCAATAGTcaggaaaaagtaaaaaagcCCTTTGTAGAGAATTCCTTCAGGAAGCAAACAGAGAAAAAATGGTGGATAGCTGAAGAATCTTAA